In Mycobacterium tuberculosis H37Rv, a single window of DNA contains:
- a CDS encoding GntR family transcriptional regulator: MSTEPDAVWTDKRASKIARRIEADIVRRGWPIGASLGSESALQQRFCVSRSVLREAVRLVEHHQVARMRRGPNGGLFICEPNAGPATRAVVIYLEYLGTTIGDLLGARLVLEPLAASLAAEHIDEPGIERLRAVLRAEERWRPGLPPPPEQFYRVLAEQSKNPVLQLFIDILMRLTKRYVQKSGTQSAGEAVEAAGQVHNEHSDIVAAVTAGDSAWAKTLSERHVEAVAGWLQQHQRGNDAAVRNGGRAREPRRAQQLILGAPRGKLAEVLAATIGDDIAASGWQVGSVFGTETALLERYQVSRAVLREAVRLLEYHAIAHMRRGPGGGLVVTTPQPQASIDTIALYLQYRKPSREDLRCVRDAIEIDNVAKVVKRRSEPEVASFLDTLGRPRLDNPTDDVRAAAVEEFRFHVGLARAAGNTMLDLFLLILVELFRRHLSSTEQALPTWSDVVAVGHAHVRILEAIGSGDDSLARCRTRRHLDAAASWWL, from the coding sequence ATGAGCACCGAGCCGGACGCGGTCTGGACGGACAAGCGAGCGTCGAAGATCGCCCGCCGCATCGAGGCGGACATCGTCCGCCGCGGCTGGCCGATCGGAGCATCCTTGGGTTCGGAAAGCGCTTTGCAGCAACGCTTTTGCGTGAGTCGATCGGTGCTGCGCGAAGCTGTGCGTCTGGTTGAGCACCATCAGGTGGCAAGAATGCGTCGTGGACCGAACGGCGGGCTGTTCATCTGCGAGCCAAATGCCGGGCCCGCTACCCGCGCCGTGGTCATCTATCTCGAATACCTGGGCACCACCATCGGTGACTTGCTCGGCGCGCGTCTGGTGCTCGAACCCTTGGCGGCCTCTCTTGCCGCAGAGCATATCGACGAACCCGGCATCGAAAGGCTGCGAGCGGTCTTGCGCGCAGAGGAACGGTGGCGGCCCGGTTTGCCCCCGCCGCCTGAGCAGTTTTACCGCGTGCTCGCGGAGCAATCGAAAAACCCTGTCCTACAGCTGTTTATCGACATCTTGATGCGGCTGACCAAGCGATACGTCCAGAAGTCAGGTACCCAATCCGCAGGTGAGGCCGTCGAGGCGGCCGGTCAAGTGCACAACGAACATTCCGATATCGTCGCGGCCGTCACGGCGGGTGATTCGGCGTGGGCCAAAACCTTAAGCGAACGACACGTTGAGGCGGTAGCCGGCTGGCTGCAGCAGCACCAGCGCGGCAACGATGCGGCCGTCCGCAACGGGGGCCGGGCGCGTGAGCCGCGCCGGGCCCAGCAGCTGATCCTGGGCGCGCCCCGCGGCAAGCTGGCCGAGGTGTTGGCGGCCACCATTGGCGACGATATCGCCGCCAGCGGCTGGCAGGTCGGGTCGGTCTTCGGGACCGAGACAGCGCTGTTGGAACGCTACCAGGTGAGCCGCGCGGTGCTTCGGGAAGCGGTGCGGCTGCTGGAATATCACGCGATCGCGCACATGCGCCGCGGACCCGGCGGCGGGTTGGTCGTCACCACCCCCCAGCCACAAGCCAGCATCGACACCATCGCGCTCTATCTGCAGTACCGCAAGCCGAGCCGCGAAGACCTACGGTGCGTCCGGGATGCCATCGAGATCGACAATGTCGCGAAAGTTGTCAAGCGCCGCAGCGAACCTGAGGTTGCGTCCTTCCTCGATACGCTGGGGCGGCCGAGGTTGGATAACCCCACCGACGATGTACGCGCGGCCGCCGTCGAGGAGTTTCGGTTCCACGTCGGACTGGCGCGAGCGGCCGGCAATACGATGCTGGATCTGTTCCTGCTGATACTGGTCGAGCTGTTCCGCCGGCACTTGTCGAGCACAGAGCAGGCGCTGCCGACATGGAGCGACGTGGTCGCTGTGGGACATGCCCACGTACGGATTCTCGAAGCGATCGGCTCTGGTGACGACAGCCTGGCCCGTTGCCGCACCCGCCGCCATCTGGACGCTGCCGCTTCCTGGTGGCTCTAA